From Corynebacterium pseudotuberculosis:
GATCGGCGGCTATTTTCGGGGATGTCATAAAGAAGTTTTCAGGTCACGATTTTTCCCAGCGTTTTTCCTCCGGTTAGCTAACCGGACAGGCCGAAGCACGAATGGCTGGTCTGCTTCTCGGAGAGTCCGAGGACGCATACGATGCGCCTGCAACCCTAAAATCCCAGATATTGCAATGGAATTAACAATTTCTCCAGAAAAAATCATATCCACTGCCTCTGTAAGTGGTATCCACTCCAGGGTCATATCAGCTTCTTCATCTTGAGCTTCAGGTTGCTCCACGTGAGATAAACCGTGAGCAAGATACACACGAACTGCCTCATCACAAAACCCAGGGCTTGTAACTAGATCAACTAATATTTCCCAGTTAGCCGCAGC
This genomic window contains:
- a CDS encoding NUDIX domain-containing protein, whose translation is MLLKLSTMAHHFTVTSSELLIDAPILAVRRDSVTMPNNSNAYREIVEHFGAVAVAAVQDEKIAMIKQYRHSVGQHLWELPAGLLDIADESPLRAAQRELEEEAGLAAANWEILVDLVTSPGFCDEAVRVYLAHGLSHVEQPEAQDEEADMTLEWIPLTEAVDMIFSGEIVNSIAISGILGLQAHRMRPRTLREADQPFVLRPVRLANRRKNAGKNRDLKTSL